A genomic window from Halorubrum trapanicum includes:
- a CDS encoding 3-dehydroquinate synthase II has product MTRTVWVKADGAVGDWEARKRRVTAAIEAGADWVLVDEGDVGRVRELGDVNVAAFRSDADVIDDAESDAEADAYFVGKGGEGDGTIDMPEDLSGSADLTTLRRRDDRAQGAYVRVLGTEYEEFAEAAADEAEFTVIVGEDWSIIPLENLIARVGDETHLIAGATTAAEARTAFETLEIGADGVLLDADSPDEIRGAVEARDAADRETLDLRHAEVTEVEQTGMADRVCIDTGSLMDDSEGMLVGSMSRGLFFVHAETAESPYVASRPFRVNAGAVHAYVRNAEGGTNYLAELSSGDEVQVVDTDGHTREAVVGRVKIEKRPMFRIQAEIETEDGTDRIETLIQNAETVKIATSEGRKAVTDVEPGDEALVYYEDVARHFGEAVEESIIEK; this is encoded by the coding sequence ATGACACGCACGGTCTGGGTCAAAGCCGACGGCGCCGTCGGCGACTGGGAGGCGCGCAAGCGACGGGTCACGGCCGCCATCGAGGCCGGCGCGGACTGGGTGCTCGTCGACGAGGGCGACGTCGGCCGCGTCCGCGAGCTCGGCGACGTGAACGTGGCGGCGTTCCGCTCCGACGCCGACGTGATCGACGACGCCGAGAGCGACGCCGAGGCCGATGCGTACTTCGTCGGCAAGGGCGGCGAGGGCGACGGGACGATCGACATGCCCGAGGACCTCTCGGGCTCGGCCGACCTGACCACGCTGCGCCGCCGCGACGACCGCGCGCAGGGCGCGTACGTCCGCGTTCTGGGCACCGAGTACGAGGAGTTCGCCGAGGCCGCGGCCGACGAGGCCGAGTTCACCGTGATCGTCGGCGAGGACTGGTCGATCATCCCGCTGGAGAACCTCATCGCCCGGGTCGGCGACGAGACGCACCTGATCGCTGGCGCCACGACCGCCGCGGAGGCCCGGACCGCGTTCGAGACGCTGGAGATCGGCGCCGACGGCGTCCTCCTCGACGCGGACTCGCCCGACGAGATCCGCGGCGCGGTCGAGGCCCGCGACGCCGCCGACCGCGAGACGCTCGACCTCCGGCACGCCGAGGTGACCGAGGTCGAACAGACCGGGATGGCGGACCGCGTCTGCATCGACACCGGATCGCTGATGGACGACAGCGAGGGGATGCTCGTCGGCTCGATGTCTCGCGGGCTCTTCTTCGTCCACGCCGAGACCGCGGAGTCGCCGTACGTCGCCTCGCGCCCGTTCCGCGTGAACGCCGGCGCGGTCCACGCGTACGTCCGCAACGCCGAGGGCGGCACGAACTACCTCGCCGAGCTGTCGAGCGGCGACGAGGTACAGGTCGTCGACACCGACGGCCACACGCGCGAGGCGGTGGTGGGACGCGTGAAGATCGAGAAGCGCCCGATGTTCCGGATCCAGGCGGAGATCGAGACGGAGGACGGTACCGACCGCATCGAGACGCTCATCCAGAACGCCGAGACCGTGAAGATCGCGACGAGCGAGGGGCGGAAGGCCGTCACCGACGTCGAGCCCGGCGACGAGGCGCTCGTCTACTACGAGGACGTGGCGCGCCACTTCGGCGAAGCCGTCGAGGAGAGCATCATCGAGAAGTGA
- a CDS encoding low specificity L-threonine aldolase, whose product MSDDDFIDLRSDTVTAPSDEMRDAAATAEVGDDVYRDDPTVNELERRAAEAVGTEAALYVPSGTMANQIAVHAHTEPGQELLLERESHIYRWELAGAAKLSGVQTRTVDAGERCVPTPEAVREGLVDEDLHRPGTGLLSLENTHNYRGGKAIPVDRIAAAAEAARDADVPIHLDGARVFNAAVALGVDASEIVAPVDSVTFCLSKGLGAPVGSILAGDEAFVEDARRVRKLFGGGMRQAGIIAAPGLRALENVDRLAEDHANAERLAAGLDALDGVDAPAPDTNIVVAHTEDAGIPAESLYAACKEAGVGCVEFADYTTRFTTHLDVDEADVDEAVERIAAVVDDLRD is encoded by the coding sequence ATGTCCGACGACGACTTCATCGACCTGCGGTCCGACACTGTCACGGCGCCCTCGGACGAGATGCGCGACGCGGCCGCGACCGCCGAGGTCGGCGACGACGTGTATCGCGACGACCCGACGGTCAACGAGCTGGAGCGCCGGGCGGCCGAGGCGGTCGGCACGGAGGCGGCGCTGTACGTGCCCTCCGGGACGATGGCGAACCAGATCGCGGTCCACGCGCACACGGAGCCGGGCCAGGAGCTCCTCTTGGAGCGCGAGTCGCACATCTACCGCTGGGAGCTGGCTGGCGCGGCCAAGCTCTCCGGCGTCCAGACGCGGACGGTAGACGCCGGCGAGCGCTGCGTCCCGACGCCCGAGGCGGTCCGCGAGGGGCTCGTCGACGAGGACCTCCACCGCCCCGGGACCGGCCTGCTCTCCCTTGAGAACACGCACAACTACCGCGGCGGCAAGGCGATCCCGGTCGATCGGATCGCGGCCGCGGCCGAGGCCGCACGCGACGCCGACGTGCCGATTCACCTCGACGGTGCGCGCGTGTTCAACGCCGCGGTCGCGCTCGGCGTCGACGCGAGCGAGATCGTCGCCCCCGTCGACAGCGTCACCTTCTGCCTCTCGAAGGGGCTCGGCGCCCCCGTCGGCTCGATCCTCGCCGGCGACGAGGCGTTCGTCGAGGACGCGCGCCGCGTCCGCAAGCTGTTCGGCGGCGGGATGCGGCAGGCCGGCATCATCGCCGCGCCCGGCCTCCGCGCGCTGGAGAACGTCGACCGCCTCGCCGAGGACCACGCCAACGCGGAGCGGCTCGCGGCCGGCCTCGACGCGCTCGACGGCGTCGACGCGCCCGCGCCCGACACCAACATCGTCGTCGCGCACACCGAGGACGCCGGCATCCCGGCCGAGTCGCTCTACGCGGCGTGTAAGGAGGCCGGCGTCGGCTGCGTCGAGTTCGCGGACTACACGACGCGGTTCACCACCCACCTCGACGTCGACGAGGCCGACGTCGACGAGGCGGTCGAGCGGATCGCGGCCGTCGTCGACGACCTCCGGGACTGA
- a CDS encoding 2-amino-3,7-dideoxy-D-threo-hept-6-ulosonate synthase — protein sequence MTAGLSARLDRISTNDRYLIVPMDHGITMGAVDGLVDIESTVDGVTSGGADAVLTQRGIAPRVHQNKNDAGYIVHLNGSTTIGPDESDKRVTGTAEDAVRAGADAVSFHINVGSEYEPDQIEELAELTADAERLGLPVLAMAYARGPGVDESDPEALGHAVRLAEELGADVVKTGYSGDGDSFERVTESTRLPVVIAGGSKGTDRETVEMVRGAMDGDAAGVSMGRSIFQHEDPEGIARAVSAVVHDDAGVEEALRAGGFVEA from the coding sequence ATGACAGCAGGACTCTCGGCACGACTCGACCGCATCTCCACGAACGACCGCTACCTCATCGTCCCGATGGACCACGGGATCACGATGGGCGCCGTCGACGGCCTCGTCGACATCGAGTCCACCGTCGACGGCGTCACCAGCGGCGGCGCGGACGCGGTGCTCACCCAGCGTGGGATCGCGCCGCGCGTCCACCAGAACAAGAACGACGCGGGCTACATCGTCCACCTCAACGGGTCGACGACCATCGGCCCCGACGAGAGCGACAAGCGCGTCACGGGCACCGCGGAGGACGCGGTCCGCGCGGGCGCCGACGCCGTCTCCTTCCACATCAACGTCGGCTCGGAGTACGAGCCCGACCAGATCGAGGAGCTGGCGGAGCTGACGGCCGACGCCGAGCGGCTCGGGCTTCCCGTCCTCGCGATGGCGTACGCGCGCGGCCCGGGCGTCGACGAGAGCGACCCCGAGGCGCTCGGCCACGCGGTCCGGCTCGCCGAGGAGCTCGGCGCCGACGTGGTGAAGACGGGGTACTCCGGCGACGGCGACTCCTTCGAGCGCGTCACGGAGTCGACCCGCCTGCCGGTGGTCATCGCCGGCGGCTCGAAGGGAACCGACCGCGAGACGGTCGAGATGGTCCGCGGCGCCATGGACGGCGACGCGGCCGGCGTGTCGATGGGGCGGTCGATCTTCCAGCACGAGGACCCCGAGGGGATCGCCCGCGCCGTGTCCGCGGTCGTCCACGACGACGCGGGCGTCGAGGAGGCGCTGCGAGCGGGCGGGTTCGTCGAGGCGTAG
- a CDS encoding DUF2209 family protein — MDISGRHEEDGEYLMVAAAVHARVDSSRIRSVEGVGFAAAREGPTLEATVALVAEAVGDLPTPPDGPIVAEGGEFYEEPAERVGLSFQPDFKYVESIGERETVQAAHHAAYAARDLLR; from the coding sequence GTGGACATCAGCGGGCGCCACGAGGAGGACGGCGAGTACCTGATGGTCGCGGCCGCGGTCCACGCGCGCGTCGACTCCTCGCGGATCCGGTCGGTGGAGGGGGTCGGGTTCGCCGCCGCGCGCGAGGGGCCGACGCTGGAGGCGACCGTCGCGCTCGTCGCCGAGGCGGTCGGGGACCTCCCGACGCCGCCGGACGGTCCGATCGTCGCGGAGGGCGGCGAGTTCTACGAGGAGCCGGCGGAACGCGTCGGCCTCAGCTTCCAGCCCGACTTTAAATACGTCGAGAGCATAGGCGAGCGCGAAACAGTGCAGGCAGCACACCACGCCGCGTACGCCGCTCGGGACCTCCTCCGATGA
- the hflX gene encoding GTPase HflX, with protein MTGDAGAADADAESPTEGRRAVVAKRVDSGTADLAEISQLAAAAGYEVVGELTQTRTEDAAFMFGEGKVAELRDLVRRTDADAVIIDNDVGPYQTFNVGGKLPEGVEVVDRFTLILEIFGQRADTRKAQLQVDLAELRYELPRAEAKASLAKRDERPGFMGLGEYDESVERDIKRQISEIRDELESIAEKEEARREQRRDSGFDLVALAGYTNAGKSTLMRRLADELEVDENADRHRDLDTTAESQDMLFTTLGTTTRRAEMEKRDVLLTDTVGFIADLPHWLVESFESTLDSVYRADLVLLVVDASEPVEEMREKLVTSHDTLYERNEAPVVTVFNKIDRLEPGGLADKRAALSGVAPDPIAVSAKTGAGVAELRDRVEGELPDWERERLVLPVSDDAMSLVSWVHDHGYVAEETYAGGQVTVDFEAKPSIVSRARAKAAEIAPAESA; from the coding sequence ATGACCGGGGACGCCGGAGCGGCGGACGCCGACGCCGAGTCGCCGACCGAGGGACGCCGCGCAGTCGTCGCCAAGCGGGTCGATAGCGGGACGGCCGACCTCGCAGAGATCTCACAGCTCGCGGCCGCCGCGGGCTACGAGGTGGTCGGCGAGCTCACCCAGACTCGCACCGAGGACGCCGCCTTCATGTTCGGCGAGGGGAAGGTCGCGGAGCTACGCGACCTCGTCCGCCGCACCGACGCCGACGCGGTGATAATCGACAACGACGTCGGGCCGTATCAGACGTTCAACGTCGGCGGGAAGCTCCCCGAGGGCGTCGAGGTCGTCGACCGGTTCACGCTCATCCTCGAAATATTCGGCCAGCGCGCCGACACCCGGAAGGCGCAGCTCCAGGTCGACCTCGCGGAGCTGCGGTACGAGCTGCCGCGCGCGGAGGCGAAGGCGAGCCTCGCGAAACGCGACGAGCGACCGGGATTCATGGGGCTCGGCGAGTACGACGAGAGCGTCGAGCGCGACATCAAACGGCAGATCTCGGAGATCCGTGACGAGCTGGAGTCGATCGCGGAGAAGGAGGAGGCGCGGCGCGAGCAGCGCCGCGACTCCGGCTTCGACCTCGTCGCGCTCGCGGGCTACACTAACGCGGGGAAGTCGACGCTGATGCGCCGGCTCGCGGACGAGCTGGAGGTCGACGAGAACGCCGACCGCCACCGCGACCTCGACACCACCGCCGAGTCACAGGATATGCTGTTCACGACGCTCGGCACCACGACGCGCCGGGCGGAGATGGAGAAGCGCGACGTCCTCCTCACCGACACGGTGGGGTTCATCGCGGACCTCCCGCACTGGCTCGTGGAGTCGTTCGAGTCGACGCTCGACTCCGTCTACCGGGCCGACCTCGTGCTGCTCGTCGTCGACGCCAGCGAGCCGGTCGAGGAGATGCGCGAGAAGCTCGTCACGAGCCACGACACGCTCTACGAGCGCAACGAGGCGCCGGTCGTCACCGTGTTCAACAAGATCGACCGGCTGGAGCCCGGGGGGCTCGCGGACAAGCGCGCCGCGCTCTCGGGCGTCGCGCCCGACCCGATCGCCGTCTCGGCGAAGACCGGGGCCGGGGTGGCCGAACTCCGTGACCGCGTCGAGGGCGAACTCCCCGACTGGGAGCGAGAGCGACTCGTCCTCCCCGTCTCGGACGACGCGATGAGCCTCGTCTCGTGGGTCCACGACCACGGGTACGTCGCCGAGGAGACGTACGCGGGCGGCCAGGTGACGGTGGACTTCGAGGCGAAGCCCTCCATCGTCTCTCGGGCCCGCGCGAAGGCGGCCGAAATCGCGCCCGCCGAGTCGGCGTGA
- a CDS encoding carboxypeptidase M32 yields MATEAAPDDAADVPDAYDALLDRVERWNAVGSASGVLGWDQQVMMPEGGTPARSKQLSALSSVQHDMVTADETGELLDELDDADLTEERAAVVREVRREYERADAVPVELVEEISETGSEALQAWEEAKAEDEFDEFAPYLEKHVELKREYAEHIDPDRDPYEVLFEEFEPCLSMERAESILTELREALVPMIDEIRESDVDLAVDTFEGTFPEEEQEALSRDALELVGYDFDRGRLDVSSHPFTSGNQFDCRVTTRFDEEDPLGAVGSTIHEYGHAQYNLGLPQEHFGTPLGESRDLSVHESQSRLWENHVGRSEAFWEQFLPIFQEHFPQTEEATVRDAYEAFNQVYEDNLIRVEADELTYHLHIVIRFEIERDLIRGDLDVEDVPEVWNDKYEEYLGIRPDTDSEGCLQDIHWSHGNFGYFPTYSLGSVMAAQLFEAAEADIDDLDGKIADGEFDDLQDWLGENVHQHGSRYETNELVKRATGEDFSADAFLDYVDEKYGELYGI; encoded by the coding sequence ATGGCAACGGAAGCCGCGCCAGACGACGCAGCCGACGTACCGGACGCCTACGACGCCCTCCTCGACCGCGTCGAGCGGTGGAACGCGGTCGGCAGCGCCTCCGGCGTCCTCGGCTGGGACCAGCAGGTGATGATGCCCGAGGGCGGCACGCCGGCCCGGTCGAAGCAGCTCTCGGCGCTCTCCTCCGTCCAGCACGACATGGTCACCGCCGACGAGACGGGCGAGCTGCTCGACGAGCTCGACGACGCCGACCTCACCGAGGAGCGGGCGGCGGTCGTCCGCGAGGTCCGCCGCGAGTACGAGCGCGCCGACGCCGTCCCGGTCGAGCTCGTCGAGGAGATCTCCGAGACCGGCTCCGAGGCGCTCCAGGCGTGGGAGGAGGCGAAGGCCGAAGACGAGTTCGATGAGTTCGCCCCCTACCTCGAGAAGCACGTCGAGCTGAAGCGCGAGTACGCCGAGCACATCGACCCCGACCGCGACCCCTACGAGGTCCTCTTCGAGGAGTTCGAGCCGTGCCTGTCGATGGAGCGCGCCGAGTCGATCCTCACCGAGCTCCGCGAGGCGCTCGTCCCGATGATCGACGAGATCCGCGAGTCCGACGTCGACCTCGCGGTCGACACCTTCGAGGGGACGTTCCCCGAAGAGGAGCAGGAAGCGCTCTCCCGAGACGCGCTGGAGCTCGTCGGCTACGACTTCGACCGCGGTCGCCTCGACGTCTCCTCGCACCCGTTCACCTCGGGCAACCAGTTCGACTGCCGCGTGACGACCCGCTTCGACGAGGAGGACCCGCTCGGCGCCGTCGGCTCGACGATCCACGAGTACGGCCACGCGCAGTACAACCTCGGGCTGCCGCAGGAGCACTTCGGCACGCCGCTCGGCGAGTCGCGCGACCTCTCGGTCCACGAGTCGCAGTCGCGGCTCTGGGAGAACCACGTCGGGCGCAGCGAGGCGTTCTGGGAGCAGTTCCTCCCGATCTTCCAGGAGCACTTCCCGCAGACGGAGGAGGCGACGGTCCGGGACGCCTACGAGGCGTTCAACCAGGTGTACGAGGACAACCTCATCCGCGTCGAGGCCGACGAGCTCACCTACCACCTCCACATCGTCATCCGGTTCGAGATCGAGCGCGACCTGATCCGCGGCGACCTCGACGTCGAGGACGTGCCCGAGGTCTGGAACGACAAGTACGAGGAGTACCTCGGTATCCGCCCCGACACCGACAGCGAGGGCTGCCTCCAGGACATCCACTGGAGCCACGGCAACTTCGGCTACTTCCCCACCTACTCGCTCGGCTCCGTGATGGCGGCCCAGCTGTTCGAGGCCGCCGAGGCCGACATCGACGACCTCGACGGGAAGATCGCCGACGGCGAGTTCGACGACCTCCAGGACTGGCTCGGCGAGAACGTCCATCAGCACGGCTCCCGCTACGAGACGAACGAGCTCGTGAAGCGGGCGACCGGCGAGGACTTCTCGGCGGACGCCTTCCTCGACTACGTCGACGAGAAGTACGGCGAGCTGTACGGGATCTGA
- the sfnG gene encoding dimethylsulfone monooxygenase SfnG — protein MDTEFAYWVPNVSGGLVVSDWEMDTDWTYEYNLDLARTAEDVGFDYALAQARFFGSYGADRQLEALSIANALAAQTETLHVIGAVHPGLWEPGPLANFIATADRISDGRFSINVVSGWFKGEFTGFGRSWLAHDERYARSEEFIEAMKALWTEERATYDGRFYTIGRDIDGFEGAPLEPKPVQEPYPQVFQGGNSQAARKMAARNADVLFINGGSLQEIRAVIEDVEEYAAEFDTEPPRFAANAFVIQRDTEAGAKETLEGIIENATDEAVEAFQDQVKQAGQSSAEGEGMWADSDVEDLVQYNDGFKTGLIGTDDQIVERIRKLDAIGIDIVLAGFLHYDEELERFGETIIPRVEEADPLDLDEIEGGDEVEEIAGAQVAR, from the coding sequence ATGGACACGGAGTTTGCCTACTGGGTACCGAACGTCAGCGGCGGGCTGGTCGTCTCCGACTGGGAGATGGACACCGACTGGACGTACGAGTACAACCTCGACCTGGCGCGGACGGCGGAGGACGTCGGCTTCGACTACGCGCTCGCACAGGCCCGGTTCTTCGGGAGCTACGGCGCCGACCGCCAGTTGGAGGCGCTGTCGATCGCGAACGCGCTGGCGGCGCAGACCGAGACCCTCCACGTCATCGGCGCCGTCCACCCCGGGCTGTGGGAGCCCGGCCCGCTGGCGAACTTCATCGCCACCGCCGACCGCATCAGCGACGGCCGCTTCTCGATCAACGTCGTCTCCGGCTGGTTCAAAGGCGAGTTCACCGGGTTCGGCCGGTCGTGGCTCGCCCACGACGAGCGGTACGCCCGCTCCGAGGAGTTCATCGAGGCGATGAAGGCGCTGTGGACGGAGGAGCGTGCCACCTACGACGGCCGGTTCTACACGATCGGCCGCGACATCGACGGCTTCGAGGGCGCGCCACTGGAGCCGAAGCCGGTCCAGGAGCCGTACCCGCAGGTGTTCCAGGGCGGCAACTCGCAGGCGGCCCGGAAGATGGCCGCGCGCAACGCCGACGTGCTGTTCATCAACGGCGGGAGCCTTCAGGAGATCCGCGCCGTGATCGAGGACGTCGAGGAGTACGCCGCGGAGTTCGACACGGAGCCGCCGCGGTTCGCGGCGAACGCCTTCGTCATCCAGCGCGACACCGAGGCCGGGGCGAAGGAGACGCTGGAGGGGATCATCGAGAACGCGACCGACGAGGCGGTCGAGGCGTTCCAGGATCAGGTGAAACAGGCCGGGCAGTCGTCCGCCGAAGGCGAGGGGATGTGGGCCGACTCCGACGTAGAGGACCTGGTCCAGTACAACGACGGGTTCAAGACCGGACTCATCGGGACCGACGACCAGATCGTCGAGCGGATCCGGAAGCTCGACGCGATCGGGATCGACATCGTGCTCGCCGGGTTCCTCCACTACGACGAGGAACTGGAGCGGTTCGGCGAGACGATCATCCCGCGGGTCGAGGAGGCCGACCCGCTCGATCTCGACGAGATCGAGGGGGGCGACGAGGTCGAAGAGATAGCTGGCGCGCAGGTGGCGCGGTGA
- a CDS encoding NADPH-dependent FMN reductase, whose amino-acid sequence MTDATAVLGIAGSVSTESKTRSAVETALEAADSASDGVETEVLHLAEYDLVTADGRGLDEYEGDTAAALERIVAADAYVVGTPVYRGSYSGALKNLLDMVPRGMWQADVAPFEDAAVGLVATGATDHHYLAVDQELRPVFAFFGAHVVDGVYASDDDFESREVADDAVRERLETLGAATVDLARAIEKSDALGSLGPQF is encoded by the coding sequence GTGACCGACGCGACCGCCGTCCTCGGGATCGCGGGCAGCGTCTCGACCGAGTCGAAGACCCGCAGCGCGGTGGAGACCGCGCTCGAAGCGGCCGATTCGGCCAGCGACGGGGTCGAGACGGAGGTACTCCACCTCGCGGAGTACGACCTCGTCACCGCGGACGGACGCGGGCTCGACGAGTACGAAGGCGACACCGCGGCCGCGCTCGAACGGATCGTCGCGGCCGACGCCTACGTCGTCGGTACGCCGGTCTACCGCGGCTCCTACTCCGGGGCGCTGAAGAACCTGCTCGACATGGTCCCGCGCGGCATGTGGCAGGCCGACGTGGCGCCGTTCGAGGACGCCGCGGTCGGGCTCGTCGCCACCGGCGCGACGGATCACCACTACCTCGCGGTCGATCAGGAGCTCCGACCCGTCTTCGCCTTCTTCGGCGCCCACGTCGTCGACGGCGTGTACGCGAGCGACGACGACTTCGAGTCCCGCGAGGTGGCGGACGACGCCGTCCGAGAGCGGCTGGAAACCCTCGGGGCCGCGACCGTCGACCTCGCGCGGGCGATAGAGAAGAGCGACGCGCTCGGGTCGCTCGGCCCGCAGTTCTGA
- the trpA gene encoding tryptophan synthase subunit alpha — translation MAETGNSEAIAAAFADGPAYVPYLVVGDPDYESSKAHVEALDRGGADVIELGLPFSEPIAEGSTIQEALVRALDAGMTPERFFAFAEEVEVDAALVCMTYYNLIYQYGSETGPRPFVERAAAAGIQGLVVPDLPAEEADPLREACDEFGLDLVFIVAPTTRGDRLDRMMENVSGYVYVQARLGTTGARDDVSDQTTESLDRLREYDVPKAVGFGISSGEHAERIVAGGADGIIVGSALVDVVADGVENDLPTAAVADRLEALSRELKAGAERGYRSRTETVESA, via the coding sequence ATGGCGGAGACGGGCAACTCCGAGGCCATCGCCGCCGCGTTCGCCGACGGCCCCGCCTACGTCCCGTACCTCGTCGTCGGCGACCCGGACTACGAGTCGTCGAAGGCGCACGTCGAGGCGCTCGACCGCGGCGGCGCCGACGTGATCGAGCTCGGCCTCCCCTTCTCCGAGCCCATCGCCGAGGGGTCGACGATACAAGAGGCGCTCGTCCGCGCGCTCGACGCGGGGATGACGCCGGAGCGGTTCTTCGCGTTCGCGGAGGAGGTGGAGGTCGACGCCGCGCTGGTGTGTATGACGTACTACAACCTGATTTATCAGTACGGTAGCGAGACCGGCCCGCGGCCGTTCGTCGAGCGGGCGGCGGCCGCGGGGATTCAGGGACTAGTCGTCCCCGACCTGCCGGCGGAGGAGGCGGACCCGCTGCGCGAGGCCTGCGACGAGTTCGGGCTCGACCTCGTCTTCATCGTCGCGCCGACGACGCGCGGCGACCGACTGGACCGTATGATGGAGAACGTCTCCGGCTACGTGTACGTTCAGGCGCGGCTGGGGACGACCGGCGCCCGCGACGACGTCTCCGACCAGACCACTGAGAGCCTCGACCGGCTCCGCGAGTACGACGTGCCGAAGGCGGTCGGATTCGGCATCTCGTCGGGCGAACACGCCGAGCGCATCGTCGCGGGCGGCGCCGACGGGATCATCGTCGGCTCGGCGCTCGTCGACGTCGTCGCCGACGGCGTCGAGAACGACCTGCCGACCGCGGCGGTCGCCGACAGGCTGGAGGCGCTCTCCCGCGAACTAAAGGCGGGCGCGGAGCGCGGCTACCGCTCGCGGACGGAGACGGTCGAGTCCGCCTGA
- a CDS encoding HTTM domain-containing protein, protein MTPPSQRLSAASSRYGGARESFRERARPRLGIDPRGLGIFRIAVALLLLADLLIYRLPAIRTFYTDGGVLPRSTLAETFPLLERASLHAMSGSARVQTGLLAVAVVAAVCLLVGYRTRAATGISLLLLASLYARNPYVINGGNSILAVFLFLSLFLPLDARYSLGSGRRSDRDARGDVDGRASDGRARDDRGDAADPRVCSVGTAVTLLTLVSIYAANAVSKYRSDAWTSGTAVPRIFQLGEFTVGLGPLVSEYTAVLTAVNWLWIALLSVSPLLVVATGRRRTALALAFVAAHLGMAATMRLAVFPFVMASVLLLFLPPAAWDRVEAVATRRSDSARLGGTDPAHRSDGGTDAGAASRTPSRARRVLGVGAAALLVGFFLALVWWQAAGVGLVDLPAQESTGELSEVSWSFFAPNPPDASGWYVVAGTLDSGETVDLRDGGAVTFDRPPDAAETYPTTLWHQFGFRLKNAAESRYRPVASYVCERTDRDVASVTVFHVEQAVDADGFVGEPDAEKRVRVAC, encoded by the coding sequence ATGACGCCACCAAGCCAGCGCCTCTCAGCGGCGAGTTCCCGATACGGCGGTGCGCGCGAGTCGTTCCGTGAACGCGCCCGGCCGCGCCTCGGGATCGATCCGCGGGGGCTTGGCATCTTTCGGATCGCGGTGGCGCTCCTCCTCCTCGCCGACCTGCTGATCTATCGGCTCCCGGCGATTCGGACGTTCTACACGGACGGCGGCGTCCTCCCTCGCTCGACGCTCGCCGAGACCTTCCCGCTGCTGGAGCGAGCGTCCCTCCACGCGATGTCCGGGTCAGCGCGGGTACAGACGGGACTCCTCGCGGTCGCCGTCGTCGCCGCCGTCTGCCTGCTGGTCGGCTACCGCACGCGGGCGGCCACAGGGATCTCGCTCCTCCTGCTCGCGTCGCTGTACGCGCGGAACCCGTACGTGATCAACGGCGGGAACTCGATCCTCGCCGTGTTCCTCTTCTTGAGCCTCTTCCTTCCGCTCGACGCGCGCTATTCGCTCGGTTCGGGTCGCCGGAGCGACCGCGACGCTCGGGGCGACGTCGACGGACGAGCGAGCGACGGACGGGCGAGAGACGACCGAGGAGATGCCGCCGACCCGCGGGTCTGTTCGGTCGGAACGGCCGTCACGCTCCTGACGCTCGTGTCGATATACGCGGCGAACGCGGTCTCGAAGTACCGGAGCGACGCGTGGACGTCCGGGACTGCGGTCCCTCGGATCTTCCAGTTGGGCGAGTTCACCGTGGGGCTGGGGCCGCTCGTCTCGGAGTACACCGCCGTCCTGACCGCGGTCAACTGGCTCTGGATCGCGCTCCTCTCCGTCTCCCCCCTGCTGGTCGTCGCCACCGGACGGCGCAGGACCGCACTCGCCCTCGCGTTCGTCGCCGCGCACCTCGGCATGGCCGCGACGATGCGGCTCGCGGTGTTCCCGTTCGTCATGGCCTCGGTCCTGCTCCTGTTTCTCCCGCCCGCGGCGTGGGACCGGGTCGAGGCCGTCGCGACGAGGCGCTCCGACTCCGCGCGGCTCGGGGGGACCGACCCCGCGCACCGGAGCGACGGCGGCACCGACGCAGGGGCCGCGTCCCGGACTCCGTCGCGAGCCCGTCGCGTGCTCGGGGTCGGCGCCGCCGCGCTGCTCGTCGGCTTCTTCCTCGCGCTCGTCTGGTGGCAGGCCGCGGGTGTCGGACTCGTCGACCTCCCGGCACAGGAGTCGACCGGCGAGCTGTCGGAGGTGAGCTGGTCGTTCTTCGCGCCGAACCCGCCGGACGCCTCGGGCTGGTACGTCGTCGCCGGCACGCTCGATTCCGGCGAGACGGTCGACCTGCGTGACGGCGGGGCGGTCACGTTCGACCGGCCGCCGGACGCGGCGGAGACGTATCCGACGACCCTCTGGCACCAGTTCGGGTTCAGGCTGAAGAACGCCGCCGAGTCGCGGTACCGACCGGTGGCGTCGTACGTCTGCGAACGGACGGACCGCGACGTGGCGTCGGTGACCGTCTTCCACGTCGAACAGGCCGTCGACGCCGACGGGTTCGTCGGAGAACCGGACGCGGAGAAACGAGTGCGCGTCGCCTGCTGA